The DNA region gcaatgctccagaattaatatataggggatatctTATATAGTAATTACTTAAGATTTATCCTTTTTCTATCGTATACTTACTTAAATACAGTAAAAACTTAATGAATTTCATGTAAATTGATAAAcatgataaattaattaaaaaattggtTTCAAATTGAAACAATtcaaatatgatacaaatcgaTATTATATTAGAAAATCTTATGTGAATATATGATCTCACtaaagttataaattaataatatatatgtatataaatacaaacaaatattaattcatCCTGCCACAACTATGTTTATGGAAGCTTTAAGTAATATTTCTcattggtttatgatttactcttttgtgacggttttaaaattgttaaaaattaattcatcttttggcagctactaatatttttcatttattttaaaaacttaacacatattattattattttatttattgtctttaaaaaaaaaccgtacattaattggcaaactatgattagttggtaattcacccaagaaaaattcatgataaaatattaactaggaaacatttccatataaatcaaaattgtggtagttaaaagataatcagtgaattaaaagaattacatttttatatttttcaaaaaaaaaggtttacgattgaggggagggagagagagagagagagagagagagagagagagagagagagagagagagagagagagagagagagagagagagagagagagagagagagtattgggtatacccaagggtttagagtttagtgtttaggatttatccaagagtttagggtatatccaagaatttagagtttagtgtttggatttttacccaagggtttaagctttgtccaagggtttagggtatagtgtttagtgtttatgatttacacttttgtgacggttttaaaaatatttttttaaaaaatcatctttcggcagctactaatatttttcatttattttaaaaacttaacaaaaattattattattttatttattatcttaaaaaaagctgtacattaattgacaaactatgattagttggtaattcacccaagaaaaatcatgataaaatattaaactaggaaacattcctatataatcaaaattgtggtagttaaaaataatcggtgaattaaaagaatgtttacatttttatatttttccaaaaaaaggtttacgatgagagagagagagagagagagagagagagagagagagagagagagagagagagagagagagagagagagagagagagagagagagagagagagagagagagagagagagagagagagagagagagagaagagagagagagagagagagagagagagagagagagagagatatttagtgttttgggtatacccaaggatttacagtttagtgtttaggatttactcaagggtttagggtatatccaagaatttagggtttagtgtttggatttttacccaagggtttaagctttgtccaagggtttagggtatagtgtttagtgtttatcaTTTGCTCTTGAGATTCAAATTATGCAACAagtgtaatttattataaaaaatttaactaattgaaaatattttaaaaatggactATATGGGCTAATAATAGTGATCTTACAACATTAAGATCgctctatatattaaaagaaaattcacTTTGCCAGATGGCACTCATACAGAGCTTCTGAAAAGaattctcttaatcttattggttgattttttagaattttttatttttttattttaatcatcgACAACACTAAAAAGGAAAGTAACACTAAAtaataatcttattatatattacttgcgcaagaatattaCTTAATACATGTATTAATAAGTTTCCTTATTACAATATGGTAAACTATTCACTCTTGCTATCATATTGATTACATTGCTTAATGCGATTTAACGATTTGTATCTAAATaagttgtttgtttttattagcTTACCTTAGTAATATTGATTACTTGCGCCAGTTAAAATCATATCATATGCATATTATTTTATGACAATACAAATAGAATATCTTTCCTTTAATGATTTCGTTAtgcaaattaaatatatagtttttattattttattacaaaaataattaatatataactaaaatataattaaatataattaaaatattattaaaatataattagaataattattttattaaaatttaatttgcgGGTCCCGTGGATTACCCGCAAATCTAGGTGGAGCGGGTGTGGGTATTTTAATCTTTCATTGCGGATCATGCGGGTCGAAATTATGAGTCAAAAAAGCTAGGTGATCCGCGGGTTGACAGGGCGGGCAGGACAGGTCGACTCGCAGACCCAGCTCTATCCGCACAGGGTGCGGACCGGTTACCTATAAAATCCGTTACTTCTAAAACTTTGTACTATTTAGTCCATAATTTGAATTTGTACAATGCTCGCATAGGGTGCGAACCGGTCACCTAGTGATATTTTATAGGAAAAGGGGTACGAGAAGATGGTAAggagaaagaaacaaagagaaagTTTGAAGAAGGAAAATGAGACTTGCTATCTTGGGACTCGAAGTTCACGCAtgtatataataacaaaataaagaCCGTTATTAAATCTTTATAAGCATAAGCTTTAgcaatattatttaaactttcTTGTCACAAAATTatgtcaaaaaaagaaaaaaactttctTGTCACAGAATAGTGGATATCTAAGATCGGGTTAAACCCCAGTGCATGTATGGTTTTATTGGCGAATTAAGGGACTTTCCATAACAAATGTACCTCAAAATCACATCTTCGAATTTCTATGTTAGTAAGAGGATTCCAGGAagtctagacgacttatatttcagtcgtccagacgactaaaaagtaagtcgtccagctcaTTATAGTTTAGACGACTAACAGGTAAGTCGTCCTAGAAGTCTTCCAGATCTGAAAATCTGCATATAAAAAATATGCAATGGCTTAAAAAACACAGAATATAAGTGgaagattaaatatatatatatatatatatatatatacttttatagaacAGACAATGTACATATTCaaatggaagatgagaaccatcTATTTAATAACCTgcaaaaaaagaattatttagaaaaacatGAGACAACtgaaaaaattcatataaagtttggtgtttttatgTCAAAGAGATTAAAGTGGGTTTGGAGAGTTTTAGTTTGGGAAAAAGGTGAGAACTTTATGCAACAAAATTTACCAAATGAAAAAAACACCACTTCCTCTAGAAAGACAAGTTTGGACTCCATTAGATATGAAAGAAAACATCACTTCCTCTTCCAGACGACTTTCAGGAAGTCGTCTAGCGAGACGACAAAAAAGTAAGTCATCCCAGAAGTCTTCCAGATCTAAAAAGCATATCTAAATCTAGATCTAAAAAATCTGCAAATCCAAAAACGTTCAAATGGCTTAAAGACCGAGAAAATGAGTGGAATATTAGATAAATCTACCTTTATAAACcatacaaaaatacatatctaaaattaatagatatacttttaaatgagtggaagatgagaaccatgtgatgaaaaacctgcaaaaacaagataaattagtgagaaagacattagacaaaaacaataaattgatataaagtttggtgtttataagttcaaagagattatgGAGAGGTTGCAGACACTTGAGAGGAGGAGGgagaatgtgtaaatttttctttaaatagggagacaaaaaatccaattaggttaaatatttttgattcagACGACTGAAATGTAAGTCGTCCAAGagactttaataattttagcgggaaactaaaATAGAAGACTTtatagacgacttacaagtaagtcgtccagaagacttacaagtaagttggctggtttaaattatttaagcgggaaaataaaaatttcttaaattttagGCGAAAATATtaggacgacttacttgtaagtcgtctgatTTAAATTATTCACCAAACAACtgaaatataagtcgtccagaaaacTTACAAGTAAGTTGtctggtttaaattatttaagcaggaaaataaaattttcttaaattttaggCAGGAATATTAGGACGAcgtacttgtaagtcgtctggtttaaattattcataaacgactgaaatataagtcgtctaaaccctaaacataaccCCTAAACTTAATTATCTAATtaaacatttcataaaatcaaattaaacttgaaaagtgtttactatacacagaaaatttaatttttgaaaacatttcaacttttcaaaatctaaccataagaatacatacaatactacaacatatgtttgCCAAAcccctaaaccaaagaatatcataaTTCACTACTTACACTCATCTATGTTggaaacaatttaattttatcatatcttaatttatatcacttaaaattatttataattacacaattttaatttttcattcatcggaatattttttacaaaatttataatttatttttaagataaattgGTTTCAGACGACTAATAATtcagtcgtccagacgacttccaacATCTCAGACGACTGAGGCAACTTACTAGGGCTATATTCGTAAAAATGacttctgtttttttgtttggtcacaagGGGCTGGGCTGTAATTCCACAAGGCttttaggttagttttgcatttgattcaagtttgggtATAGCTTTGGGgttaaaatcaagttttaggTTAGTTTTGGCAAAAATCCCTAAAAATCTAAGGTTGTCTAGTAGATCTATCTATTCTAGATATAAATACAAGAGAAAACGGAAACAAACAATgataaaaacgaaaaaaaagcAGCTGTTAATTTTAGGGTTCAGGTCGGagagacaagaagaagaagaagactctgAAATGTCTATTTTATCCTCATTaatattctaaatttaaaaacatcaaAACCGACACTTACCCTGGTTCGAACTGGGTGTATCAGAAGCTGATAGTGGCCGCTAACCACTAGGAAACGGGATTTTTACTGCTATACCGAAACTATCTAGTATATATCCATAAAAACTAGGCGCCAATTTATTTTTGCATACTCcccaatttttttgttatgagCTAGACTCAGGGATATCGTCCGACTAGCGCCTAGCGTTATTTTGAacttaatcaatattttttgtcaTGATTTAGTCTTAATATTAGATTGAGACATGCGGTTTGCGCATGGAAAATATTGAACTATAAatgataattaaatttaatattctgtTAAATTTTTTTGGTATTGCGGTTTATAACAATTTGTTATCATATTAATCTCAtatctattttgttttatttaatttattgaatGTGAGGAGTTTGTTTAACTTAAAACTAAAtgaaacttattaaaatattagcacagtctctctctctatccCCTTGCTATCTCTTGCTTCTCGTAGTtctacgttttttttttaaatgtaagtTTTGCAGGTAATGCCTCTAAAGTAAGTAAGCTAAGTTTTTTGTATACAAAAGTTTTTCTCCTAATGGTTCTTTGGGTTGTGTACATATGATAATAACAAATGTTGTAATGTAACGAATCactgatttttttcattttcctttttaagttAGACTTGTTGACGTTTTTTTAATGCTAAGATGTCTTGTCGTTTCCGTTCATGCACGTGTTGCCGTCTGTTTTGTTCCTGTGCTTAGTTAACTGGGTCGTAAACTGTCTTATAATGGGCCAACAATTAGGCCCATATTTTGCCTCTAACGTCTACTATTCTTCGCTCAAGGTTGAAAATATGCGCCTAATTGTTGGCCCATTACAAGACAGTTTACGACCCAGTTTAActtagcaaagaaaaaaaaactgcattTTACTGATACTTCATACAACACAGATCCGATCCTCTTCTTCGTAggaataaaatttgaaattcaaaCGCTCCTTTTCTCTCAAACCTACTTCAACttccccctctctctctctcttccacgATAAACCCTAAAAAATCATTAGTGTTTCTTCACGATGACTCTTGTACCATCCATAGGCCGCGAGCTCTCGAATCCACCGTCCGATGGAATCTCTAATCTCCGGTTCTCCAATAGCAGCGACCATCTACTAGTCTCTTCATGGGATAAGGTTAGAATCTACTACTACATTGGTTTTACTCTGATCTGTCTTAATCTGATGATTTTGATCTGTGATTTGGGGTTCGAAGAGTGTGAGATTGTATGATGCGAACGCCGATTCGATGAGAGGAGAGTTCAAGCATGGAGGAGCGGTGCTCGATTGCTGCTTCCATGACGAGTCTTCTGGGTTCAGTGCCTGCGCCGATCATAAAGTCAGACGGTATGTTCTCAAAGTGAAGTAGATGTGTATAAAGTTTCAATCTTGATTGTTTCTCTGCTGTTTGTTGTGCATCAGAATTGACTTTAATGCTGGCAAAGAGGACATTCTGGGAATGCATGATGAACCGGTTCGTTGTGTTGAGTATTCTTATGCTGCAGGTTGGTAAACTTCTATTGATCTTCTAAGATATCTAGATATAGTCATCATGTTCATTTAACATAGATGAAATGTGTTAATAGTGTCTTTATATATTGCCTTTGTATTAAGGGCTTTTAGCATTTTTGGTGCTTCTGTTATTACATGAacactatgtttttttttgtgacgtTGTAGGGCAAGTGATCACTGGAAGCTGGGATAGAACGATTAAATGTTGGGACCCAAGAGCTGCGAGTGGCCCGGAGCGTTCACAGATTGGAACATATAAGCAACCTGAGCGtgttaactctctttctctcgttGGAAATCATTTGGTTGTGGCGACAGCAGGAAGACATGTCAATATTTATGACCTGAGGAATATGGCCCAGCCTGAGCAGAGAAGGGAGTCCTCACTTAAgtaccagaccagatgtgtgcgtTGTTATCCCAATGGAACAGGTTTAAATGGCTCACATGTTGCTTTTCCAACAGTTAAAAGTTGTTATCTTCGTGTTCCAAGTAGCCTCTGTTTCCTCTTCCACggttatgattttattaatactCTGCAGGGTATGCACTTAGCTCTGTTGAAGGGAGGGTTTCAATGGAGTTTTTCGATCTATCAGAGGCTGCTCAAGCTAAAAAGTATGTTCATAAAGCTCTTCCTGTTACCTCTTGATATGACGAAGtttaatctctttttttatatttcaaccACTTTTCAGATATGCTTTCAAATGTCACCGGAAATCCGAGGATGGAAGGGACATTGTCTACCCTGTAAATGCGATTGCCTTCCATCCGATGTAAGTGTTTATCTTAGAAGGAATCTGATTGTCTCCTTTCATATACACGGTGGTTGCCTCTAGTCTTAACTAACGTTTCACAGAAATAAATGTGTAATTTCAGAGTGTTGTATATGGCAAATTTTACTTAGCAACACCGAAGATGTTTGTTATTGGGTCCACAAGTTATATGGAACTTTTAAGTTATGGGTCACAGTACAGCTACTCTGTCGCTTCTAATAGCGTAATGGTTTTGAAACTGTAGTTATGGAACTTTTGCTACCGGAGGTTGTGATGGTTTCGTCAACGTTTGGGATGGTAACAACAAGAAGAGGCTATATCAGGTTTAGCAATGATAACAACTTTTGATATTAATATTTCgctcaattgttttttttgctaagtGAGACACATCATTACATTTTGGTGTTTTTTGTGCAGTATTCTAAGTATCCAACGAGTATTGCGGCACTGTCATTCAGCCGAGATGGTGGATTACTGGCTGTTGCTTCTAGTTATACGTTTGAAGAGGGAGACAAACCGTAAGTAATCTCATTCTCTATAATGCAATCAGATCTCATCCGGCATATAGAAAACATGCATACATTCACattattgttttgatttttgattgaACTCCTTCTTTTGTAGGCATGAACCTGACGCAATCTTTGTTCGGAATGTTAATGAAATCGAAGTGAAGCCTAAACCTAAAGTGTACCCAAATCCTCCGGCATAGTCCCAAACTATGGAATGAGCAGAGAACTATTTGTACTCCGTGTTGCGTTGGTTGCCCAAAGTAAGAGTGTAGCAATTTCTGTTCCTGgagttttaaaaacatattttggcTGTAAAGTGAAGTGTGAACAATACAATGGCTTTAGAATCTGATGTTGTGTTCTTTTGGTTTTGAGTAAAGTCCATTTACTCTCTGGTGGTAAGAAACGATATTAATACAATGAGCTTGTGTTTCTGTGGTTTTGAGCTTTGGCTGTAATGTGCATCAGCGTTTAGTTTAGTCAAGCTCAGGCATATATGTACATAGAAAGTCCTAAAACTTCACTAAAACTTTTCAAAGTTGACATATCTAAACAAAAGGATATAACGCTGTTAAGGGAACAAGTAAACAAAAGTAATAGACATAGGTTCCCAACTAGAGATTCATCAACACACAAACACTACTTCTACCCTTCTCTCTGTCACCTCAAGGATGGATCATCTGCTGCAGTTGTCTATGCCTTTCAGGGTCTTTGAAACTTCTTGGGCGAAAGCTTGAGCTGCTTCTGCTTCAGCTTCTGCTACATCTGCTTGCTTTGCAGCTTCATCAGCCTCTACCATAGCAGCTTCTGCCTCCGCAACCGCCTGTGCTGCAATTTCTGCCGCCTCATGTATGTCCACAATCATCATTCTGGCTAACTCAGCATCATCCTCCGACTTTGTCTGAACACTCATTTCATCTCTGTCTGTTTCAGGTGATGACAGAGAAGGAATACTCTTCTTATCAGACAACGTCCCCAAATGTCTTTTCTTGTGGGAAGACAAAGCAGTGGAGTTTGGAATACTATACTTGCGTTTAACCTGTAAAAGAGAGAAAATCCTGATCAACACAACCATGAAGCCAAATGGATTGCGTAAAGACTAATATGCACATGATATAACTCTTACCTTGATAAGCTTACCAGTACCACAAGCTGACAAGTACTTTAGCTTGGAAGACAGCAACGTTTTGAAGTTCGGCGGTACCTCATATCGTTCCTATATCAATCCACTGAGAATCATCAGATTGACAAATACATAAAGTGTAAGAGGGAAGTAAAAGAACTAAAAACTGAGTACCTGGATGTAGTTACCAATTGCTGTTTTGCTAGAGCCACCTTCTTTCATGTTAGATATTGCTTCATTTATAAGGCTATCCAGCCTGCAATGTTTTTAGAAAAGTTACAAAAACAGTCTGTAACAATCAGAGTGTGACTTTGCACACTTTAACCCTCATCAAAATATAAAAGCCATATTATCAATAAGATGCAACAGAAGCATATCCTCTTTAAATGAAAGAAACAGAGATTAATTAGATGATGTTTCTGACCAATTAGGAGTCCTTGGAGAAGGAACTTGCAGTGCAGAGGAGCCGGTGGTGGAAAAGTTCTTAGAATCCACCATTTTTAAGATTTCTTCATCACTTGGCAATGAGCCATGTGTCTTTTTAACAGCAACACTAGACTTTGAACGCgatccggatccggatccaTACCCCATGACACTAATGTTTCTCCATTTATCCTGTCTCAATACAACAAATCTGAATCAGATTTAACAAACGAACTTAATAATCACAAACAGAACACGGATGCATCATTATAGAGTTGAGAGAAAGGATCAAGAAGGAGTGATGAATGGACCTTAAGGTCTACATTGGAACGAAGGTACAAGACTCGACTAAAGTCAGGGTCTTTGAGGATTGTGCGCCATTTACCAGGGCCGTGCTTGACAATGGCAGATCTTAGAGCTGACTcttcttcttgactccatttaTGCTTAGGAGCACCCATTGACGATGTTGACACGCACCTACACTCAAACAAGCATATGTAAGAAAGACAAAAAATGTCTTTGTCGGATCCATTTGTTCTAAATAAAAGATCATTTCTTTCACTGTGACCCACAATTCCCTCTATGCACGCAACAACAACTAACAGTTTTATACTCGATAAGATGTTACAGAACCTCTAGTTTCAGTAAAAACCCTAACTCTCTGTTCCTGCGGAAAccctaaaaatatcaaaaccctagaaaaccaaaaacaaaatgcTCTTTCAGACTGAAACCTAATCCTCATGTTGTGAAAGGACATAACAATCGACAAATGGAAAAAGATGAACTCACCAGATTTTTCTGAGGGGAAATTGATCTTCGACCGGCCAATTTCGTTATTTATTCAGGTTTCGTGAGGTCTTcagagaaataaaaatatctatgGAATTATTTTTTAGGTATTGACAAATGCtgtcatttaatttaaatggtcctaataaacattttgaataaataataatttttctttttctaatttcgcaactagattttgatcgcGATTTATTGACCCATCTTTTTATTCatcaatatgtttaaatatGATGTTCGGTTTTAGTTTtaggttgtttttctttttggatttcGGTTTCAGTTCGATTATGGTTTTCGTTTTCTGGTTCAAGAAGTATATAAACCGTTCAGTAATTTATGAATATGAGTTTGGTTTAggtttaattattttggttttctatttaatctgaataataatattaagaacCCGACATTGTAAGTGTTTTAGATAAATTATATTGTAAGtgttttagttaaatattaagtgatgcaaaaagataaatattaagCAACTAATGGAAAATGTAAAGGTATATACTCAAAATCGTTAGTGACAAAAGATTTGTTTgagatatttttgttatattctaatgttattttaatttaaaaatacttcATAAATACAAAGAATTTAAAGTACTTAATTAAACATTTTGACTATATTCTTTATAAGAAGTgttgaaaattaaaatgttttgtatataaatttgtaaGAATACATCATCATTGTTTGTACTTGGCATTTCATATAGCAAAAgattcaaataatatttaaaagtcATGTTACCTTTCTTTTTTGTGAACACAAAAATCATGTTACctcaaatatttgaattttagaACAATATGCGTATATCAATGAAGTCCATATAAAGACAAATGTTTACAATCGAGATATCTTCTAAACATAATTATTGTATAGATGAAGAGGAATGTTAGTgagaaaaatgtatatttagttttttattttaggtatgatatatatttaataataattagtttatgtataagtaaaaataatagGAAATTTAGTTAAATGTAAGATTATTTGTAAAGAGATAAAAATTGATTATGTTTTAGCAGTATAGATGCTGAAAAACGAAAgacttattttttaatttatttataaaaaccaaaatttggTACTTACAAAATTATGTGTTTAgaatttgtaaattaatatatttatacttttgtttATCCAACCAGGGTCTATGGGATCAGTTTTTAttcaaaactttatttattgaaaattagaaatttcatacatgtatttttattaaaaattgttttaaattatagatattaaattaaattaaaattaataaatattattttatgaaaataagataattaatttatataacccgtccgtattaattttacttatattttaaaactttaaattatagtacaaatttatttttaatttttatattggtcaaaatttattttattatttaataaattaactaTATTTCATTCAACCCGTATCATACTATATtgaattattgttaatattctaatttaaatatataattatttattattttatacacCTTACtttactattttgttttaatacgTTGAAGTATGTGGtaaaattcatgaatatatgttattctttaattttatgatttataaaataattaatatggattaagttactttatatttattagttgatgtattaatttagttatgaatataaatattataggaattttatttattgttctATAATGAAAATGAATTAATATtcgttaataaatttatttaatattagttacgaattttattatttaaaagtaaatattaaaaagaaat from Raphanus sativus cultivar WK10039 chromosome 8, ASM80110v3, whole genome shotgun sequence includes:
- the LOC108818846 gene encoding mitotic checkpoint protein BUB3.2 encodes the protein MTLVPSIGRELSNPPSDGISNLRFSNSSDHLLVSSWDKSVRLYDANADSMRGEFKHGGAVLDCCFHDESSGFSACADHKVRRIDFNAGKEDILGMHDEPVRCVEYSYAAGQVITGSWDRTIKCWDPRAASGPERSQIGTYKQPERVNSLSLVGNHLVVATAGRHVNIYDLRNMAQPEQRRESSLKYQTRCVRCYPNGTGYALSSVEGRVSMEFFDLSEAAQAKKYAFKCHRKSEDGRDIVYPVNAIAFHPIYGTFATGGCDGFVNVWDGNNKKRLYQYSKYPTSIAALSFSRDGGLLAVASSYTFEEGDKPHEPDAIFVRNVNEIEVKPKPKVYPNPPA
- the LOC108818847 gene encoding telomere repeat-binding factor 1, producing the protein MGAPKHKWSQEEESALRSAIVKHGPGKWRTILKDPDFSRVLYLRSNVDLKDKWRNISVMGYGSGSGSRSKSSVAVKKTHGSLPSDEEILKMVDSKNFSTTGSSALQVPSPRTPNWLDSLINEAISNMKEGGSSKTAIGNYIQERYEVPPNFKTLLSSKLKYLSACGTGKLIKVKRKYSIPNSTALSSHKKRHLGTLSDKKSIPSLSSPETDRDEMSVQTKSEDDAELARMMIVDIHEAAEIAAQAVAEAEAAMVEADEAAKQADVAEAEAEAAQAFAQEVSKTLKGIDNCSR